A region from the Brassica napus cultivar Da-Ae chromosome C8, Da-Ae, whole genome shotgun sequence genome encodes:
- the LOC106376348 gene encoding 1-acyl-sn-glycerol-3-phosphate acyltransferase 2-like yields the protein MAMAAAVIVPLGILFFISGLVVNLLQAICYVLIRPLSKNTYRKINRVVAETLWLELVWIVDWWAGVKIQVFADNETFNRMGKEHALVVCNHRSDIDWLVGWILAQRSGCLGSALAVMKKSSKFLPVIGWSMWFSEYLFLERNWAKDESTLKSGLQRLNDFPRPFWLALFVEGTRFTEAKLKAAQEYAASSELPVPRNVLIPRTKGFVSAVSNMRSFVPAIYDMTVAIPKTSPPPTMLRLFKGQPSVVHVHIKCHSMKDLPESDDAIAQWCRDQFVAKDALLDKHIAADTFPGQQEQNIGRPIKSLAVVLSWSCLLILGAMKFLHWSNLFSSWKGIAFSALGLGIITLCMQILIRSSQSERSTPAKVVPAKPKDNHNDSGSSSQTEVEKQK from the exons ATGGCGATGGCAGCAGCTGTGATTGTGCCTCTGGGCATTCTCTTCTTCATATCTGGTCTCGTTGTTAATCTCCTTCAG GCGATTTGTTATGTTCTTATTCGACCTCTGTCTAAGAACACGTACAGAAAAATCAACCGGGTGGTTGCTGAAACCTTGTGGCTTGAGCTTGTCTGGATTGTTGACTGGTGGGCTGGTGTAAAG ATCCAAGTGTTTGCTGATAATGAAACCTTCAATCGAATGG GCAAAGAACATGCTCTTGTCGTTTGTAATCATCGGAGTGATATTGATTGGCTTGTGGGGTGGATTCTGGCTCAG AGATCAGGCTGCCTGGGAAGCGCATTGGCTGTAATGAAGAAGTCTTCCAAATTTCTTCCC GTCATAGGCTGGTCAATGTGGTTCTCGGAGTATCTGTTTCTTGAAAGAAACTGGGCAAAGGATGAAAGCACTTTAAAG TCAGGTCTTCAACGCTTGAACGACTTCCCTAGACCTTTCTGGTTAGCACTCTTCGTGGAGGGAACCCGATTTACAGAGGCTAAACTTAAAGCAGCACAAGAGTACGCTGCCTCCTCTGAGCTGCCCGTCCCTCGAAATGTGTTGATTCCTCGCACCAAA GGTTTTGTGTCAGCTGTTAGTAATATGCGTTCATTTGTCCCAGCCATTTATGATATGACCGTGGCTATTCCAAAAACATCTCCACCCCCAACGATGCTCAGACTATTCAAAGGACAACCTTCTGTG GTGCATGTTCACATCAAGTGTCACTCGATGAAAGACTTGCCTGAATCAGATGACGCAATTGCACAGTGGTGCAGAGATCAGTTTGTGGCTAAG GATGCACTATTAGACAAACACATAGCTGCAGACACTTTCCCTGGTCAGCAAGAACAGAACATTGGCCGTCCCATAAAGTCTCTTGCA GTGGTTCTATCATGGTCATGCCTACTGATTCTTGGAGCAATGAAGTTCTTGCACTGGTCAAATCTCTTCTCCTCATGGAAAGGCATCGCGTTTTCGGCGCTTGGTCTAGGCATCATCACTCTCTGTATGCAGATCCTGATCCGTTCCTCTCAGTCAGAGCGTTCTACCCCAGCCAAAGTCGTTCCAGCCAAGCCAAAAGACAATCATAACGACTCAGGATCATCCTCCCAAACAGAAGTAGAGAAGCAGAAGTAA